In the genome of Dermacentor andersoni chromosome 3, qqDerAnde1_hic_scaffold, whole genome shotgun sequence, one region contains:
- the LOC126525316 gene encoding venom allergen 5-like gives MLFWPRVGLLLRSALSVCLFRLTLQRCLPEYRKTEGHTACLPRNYECDIVSSGLTPAEQKSFVDVHNKYRSMVARGRLPRFPPASDMRKLRWDDGLAEVAEAHAKQCNVRHDAGRHRSTVKFPRTGQNLAAYWKSNGATNGSSSWVGNDIERAVRSWFKENHRYSPSGLSHFSENAVGPVGHFAQVIWASTQFVGCGAVRFRKHGGRGGATNFYVCNYADAGNHVGKPVYLPGRACSHCPRGMACEWPAGLCTGSSFTAAYQTARSSAGTSVPAAMYPSSTAKIGTWRPHSGTRRFWNGSWYPYSVSSGATRRNRAWMRHYDAQRPWAGKLTRPPVYSIQTNKMVTWKPPYESDSWAHKWPLGFWKTREQSFNILREVKYHLDNSGGDFAQLRFGIDDVHDVYINRPERVSVTVFRGYDR, from the coding sequence ATGCTGTTCTGGCCACGCGTTGGTCTGCTGCTCCGCTCTGCACTGTCCGTCTGCTTGTTTCGACTGACCCTCCAGCGGTGCCTCCCAGAGTACAGGAAAACAGAAGGTCACACCGCTTGCCTTCCACGCAACTACGAATGCGACATCGTGTCTTCAGGATTGACGCCGGCTGAGCAGAAGTCATTCGTCGACGTCCACAACAAGTACCGGAGCATGGTTGCCCGCGGTAGACTACCACGCTTTCCTCCCGCCTCAGACATGCGGAAACTGCGCTGGGATGACGGCCTGGCGGAAGTCGCGGAGGCGCACGCCAAGCAGTGCAACGTTCGGCACGACGCCGGACGTCACCGGTCGACGGTGAAGTTCCCGCGCACGGGACAGAACCTGGCCGCCTATTGGAAGAGCAACGGCGCTACCAATGGTTCCTCGTCTTGGGTCGGCAACGACatcgagagggccgtcaggtcgTGGTTCAAGGAGAATCACCGCTACTCGCCGTCGGGTTTGAGTCACTTCAGCGAGAACGCGGTGGGACCCGTGGGACACTTCGCGCAGGTCATCTGGGCGAGCACCCAGTTCGTGGGCTGTGGAGCAGTCCGTTTCAGGAAGCACGGCGGGCGTGGAGGTGCTACCAACTTCTACGTGTGCAACTACGCGGACGCCGGCAACCACGTGGGAAAGCCCGTGTACCTGCCTGGTAGAGCGTGCAGCCATTGCCCGCGGGGTATGGCGTGCGAGTGGCCGGCGGGGCTCTGCACCGGCAGCAGCTTCACGGCGGCCTACCAAACGGCGCGGTCCTCGGCTGGCACATCAGTTCCCGCAGCGATGTATCCGAGTTCAACAGCGAAAATAGGGACTTGGAGACCCCATTCTGGAACACGGCGGTTCTGGAACGGGTCGTGGTACCCTTATAGCGTATCTTCAGGCGCAACGAGGAGAAACAGGGCGTGGATGCGTCATTACGATGCACAACGACCATGGGCTGGAAAGCTGACACGCCCTCCAGTGTATTCGATCCAGACGAACAAAATGGTGACGTGGAAGCCTCCTTACGAAAGCGATAGCTGGGCACATAAATGGCCACTCGGGTTCTGGAAGACGAGAGAACAATCTTTCAACATACTGAGGGAGGTGAAGTACCACCTGGACAACAGTGGCGGTGATTTCGCACAACTGAGGTTTGGGATCGATGACGTGCACGACGTGTACATTAACAGACCTGAACGTGTAAGTGTGACGGTATTTCGAGGATACGACCGCTAG